The sequence ATAAAAAATTCCGACTCGGACACCGTCTTTTGTGTTCGAGTCGAGATTTTTGAAAATTGGAAAGGGTGACTGTCCATATGAAAAATTTTTTGAAAAATTGAATAAAATATTTATTTTCTTCGGAAGCATTCGAGAATGACTTTGGAGCGGAAGCCTTACATAGCAGAATGGTCGAAGACATTTTCAATGTTTCATTCACGCTTTCTTACCATTGCGAAGGTCGGTAAAAAATGACCATTCGTAAGGTAAGGCTTCCGTTTTCCATTTCTTTGTGTAAATTTCTGAAATTTGTGTGTCCAACTCTCACTCCCCTACCTTCACCATTTTCCTTACCACGGCATTTTTGCCATATTCCAGTTTGTAAAAATATGTTCCCGCTGAAACTTCATTTCCATATCTGTCTTTCCCATCCCAGATAATCTTTGTATTTACCTGAAAATGGTCTTCTCTTCCGTTGTATCTTTTTACCAATTGCCCTCTTACATTGTAAATGGAGAGTTGATAATCCTCCACGCGCTCGTAGTCTGTGGTGATAAATAATATTTCTGTTTCTCCTCTGAATGGATTCGGTTGGTTCTGGAATAAATATAATTTGTTTACAAAAGAAGTGTCAGGATTATTTACTCCATCTTGTTGCCATTCATACGCCCCAATATCAATTCTACCGTTATAGATTCTCTGATTTCCTGCCAAATCTAATTGCGGTAAATTTAAACCTGTAGTATCCGGTGTGCCGGCGTTTATGCAGGGAGATTCTTCCGTGAGTTCATAACTGAACGGATCTCCTCCTACGAACATTGGGTCATCGTCTATGTTGCCAGGTCCCCAGTTGATGGTGCCATTGTTGTTTGTATTTATTGCATTAATTCCATTCTCAATATTGCAGTATTTTATTGTAGCTGAGTTGGGAGGACCTGTCGGGTAAAAATAGATTTCTGTATAGGGATCATTTCTTAAAATAGTATTTATTAAGGTAAAATGACTGTCATCGCTCAGTCTGATTGTACCTTGCGAACAATTTTTATTATCTGCAATTGTACAATTGATAATATATATTTCTTCACCGC comes from Candidatus Cloacimonadota bacterium and encodes:
- a CDS encoding choice-of-anchor Q domain-containing protein, which encodes IKNITLFNNDCWKELGYVHIGGVQTSNAIFDNVLMTDNYEYVNSKAVKYGNINNPFFINCSIKGNHSDPVTGNFGAICLLGSIPTLINCEITDNYGDITSGIVSIHSGEEIYIINCTIADNKNCSQGTIRLSDDSHFTLINTILRNDPYTEIYFYPTGPPNSATIKYCNIENGINAINTNNNGTINWGPGNIDDDPMFVGGDPFSYELTEESPCINAGTPDTTGLNLPQLDLAGNQRIYNGRIDIGAYEWQQDGVNNPDTSFVNKLYLFQNQPNPFRGETEILFITTDYERVEDYQLSIYNVRGQLVKRYNGREDHFQVNTKIIWDGKDRYGNEVSAGTYFYKLEYGKNAVVRKMVKVGE